The bacterium genomic interval CTTCCGGTCTTTTGACGCTTTTGATTTGCAAACCGTCTATTTGAATCTCAACCTGAAGTTCAGTCTTAATTCCAAGGAGGTGCATGGCGAAATTCTGAATGGAACGAACTACGACATAGAAGAATCCTTTTTTCTATACGATAGCCGGAACGCCGCGGCACTCGGAACTGTGAAAGCAGGGTCCACAAAATCCTTTTCCTTCCCGCTCAAAAGCGATCGCTATCCGCCTTTTGCGGAAAGACATCTTCGCGACCTACTTCATTTGTATTCATCCTCTTTTTCAAATCCTCATTTTTTCTTCGGAGAAATCCGTGACGCAAAAGGAGAGCTGATCGTAAATGGCCGGGGACGCAAAACAGAATCAACGATCTACATAGCGGTATATGCCGATTCGGCTGATGCCATTGTGTTGAATCCGTGGCTGCCGACTGTCACGTATTGAGGTAGCGATGATTGAACTTGAAAATGTGACCAAGTATTTCGGACCTTTGAAAGCCGTCGATTCTCTGAATCTTCAGATTCGGGAAGGAGAAATTTTCGGATTTATCGGACCCAATGGAGCTGGCAAAACAACGACGATTCGAATGCTCGCAACTCTACTGAGACCCACCACGGGAAAAATCCGGATCGCGGGCATTGATCCTGAAGTGGAACCGGGCGAAGTGCGAAAAATTATCGGATATATGCCGGATCAATTCGGCGTCTATCCGGATCTTGTTGTCTGGGAATATCTGGATTTTTTTGGCGCTGCTTATCAAATTTCACGCGGCAGGCGGCCCCGCTTGATCGATGATGTGCTGGAGCTGACGGACCTTACGGGCAAAAAGAATGAACTCGTTGAATCGCTTTCTCGCGGCATGAAACAAAGATTGTGTCTCGCCAAAACGCTGCTTCACGATCCCGCATTGTTACTGCTCGACGAGCCTGCATCGGGTCTCGACCCGCGGGCGCGTATTGAAATCAGAGAACTGTTAAAGGAACTCAAGAAGATGAACAAGACGATCCTGATCTCGTCACATATTCTTGCGGAGCTCTCAGATTTTTGCACATCCATCGGGATTATCGAACGCGGCCAGCTCGTCATTTCGGGAAGCATCACGGATATTGAAGCCCGGATTAACCTTGCGCGGCAGTATCGCCTGACTGCCATTGATCCGTTGGAAACGATCGAAGCCTTCTTAAAAAACATGGGAATTGATCAGGTAAACCGGAATTCCGATTCCCTTGAATTTTCCTGCACGAAAAGTGATGAGGAAATTGCATCCATTCTGCAAACTCTCGTGCGTGAGAATTTCCGGATTACCTCGTTTCAACCGGTAACAGCGAACCTGGAAGATCTATTCATGAAAATTACCCGCGGAGAAGTTGCATGAAGGACCTGCTGGTAAATCCACTGGTGATAAAACAGCTCCGCGAAGAAATGAGATCCCGAAAAATCTTTTTCCTGGTTCCCGTTTACATTGCAATCCTCTCCTCAATCGCGCTCATCGCAGTTGGTTCGAGCACATCTTCCACTTTTAATCCGGTAACACTTTCCAGCGACGCTAAAGTGACTCTCTTTTCTTTCGTGGTTGCCGTTTCTATCCTGCTTGGCCTGATCGCTTTGATCCTTGGCGCTGCCAGTTTTACAACAGAAAAAGAAAGAAGCACTTATGAACTGCTGGAATTGACTCCGCTCTCCTATATTCAGCTTGTGCTCGGAAAATTCTTGCACTCTTTTATCATTATCGGCCTCATCCTATTTTCTTCATTGCCCATATTCTCAACGCTCTTTTTCATGGGCGGATTAACTTATCTGGACCTTGTGCTTCCCCTTCTGTACCTCATCCTTTTCTTTGGAGTGGTAATCCTTGCGGCGATCTGTATTTCGATAGGCTCAAACCGAACGATCATCGGGATCATACTTTCACTGCTTGTGGGTTTTGTCTCTTACATTTCGCTGGCGATCTTAGGCGGCAGCGCTTATCGCGAGCCGGCTGATGTTGGATACGCCGTGCTTTCTCCGTGGCTCGTTATCTGGAGGCAAATCTTTGCCCCTGTACCGTTGAAGATTTGGGGTGTAGACGTGCCGGTCTGGACGATTTATTGCACCCTTTACATCCTGATCGGATGTCTCTTCGTCGCGTGGGGGCATAATGCTCTCGACACGCGTAAACTGCAAAGAAATCCCCGCGCGCGCATCATCGGTTTGGCTCTCATCAATCTTTACACCGCAACCGGAATCCTCTGTTTGAATTCGTATCGTCCCTTCACTGCAAAACAGGTCGAGGATCAGTACCAGATTCTCTTTGCAGCCTTAATGGTAACGCTCCCCTTCTTTGTTATGGGAGTTTTTACGGAACAGGATGAAAAACGATTTCGACAAAAACCGCTTCGGCAGACGCTTCACCTTAAAAACTTGTTTCTTAATCATCCGGCCACCGGCCCATTTTATTTATTGATCGTACTTACAAGCATTTCTCTCAATATAGTTCTGTGCACCGCCGTGCCTCCAACGGTTGTATTCCGAGCGCTCTTTATTCTGTTGCTCTGGATTTTTCCCTGGTTGCTGTTCTTCATTGCCATGAGACTGTCTGGAGTTCAGGCCCGCGGAATTTTTGTCTCCTACATTCTGGGGGTTTTGCTCGTGATACTTGCTTCTGCTTTTTATCATTCCGGAAAATCTGCGACCACCATCTTCGATTTCTTTCTGGTTACTCCGATCCTGGTTGCCGTTTACATAGCAAGTCTCGCATTTTTTACGATTGCCAGTCTGCGCGCCTCAAAGCATTTGCGCCAGGCGGGCTAAGTATGTATTGTTAAGCCCATGGAGCAAAATAAGATTTCGCGTCTGCTCCGTAACGTCAGAACTCTTCAGCTCCTCTCGCTGCTTACACAGTGCCTCGTGCTCGTTTCTTGCGCATATCTGATCTGGAGATTAGCGAATCTAATTGCAGAAAAGTATTTGTGGTACACTCCCTTTGTTCTCTGGATCAGCGCAGGAATGCTCCTCTTATTTTTCTTCAGCAGATCCATCGCATGGTTCGTTTCCAGGAACGACAACGTTAACGCAGCCGCGATCGACCGCCTCTATTCTTTGAAAGAACGTCTCACAACTTACGTTGAATTGCGAAGGAGCAGCCATCCCTTCCTCGAACCACTTGTGCGCGAGACCTTGCCAAAGCTCGACGCCGTGTCCTCGTTTCGCGTTGCCGGAATTCGATCTGCTACTCTCCTTCCTCTCCTATTGTTGGCATTTCTGACAGCATCACTATTGATTGTTCCATTTCTGCCTGTACCCAACAAGGTGATCGTACAAAAAACAGAGCGAACAAGGATTGTCACCGGCGCAAAAGAAATGGAAGAAACGATTCACCGGCTGCAGCAGAATCAAAAGCTCAATCCTGAAACGAAAAAACTATTTCAAGAATTCAAGAAAATTGCTCAGGATCTTCAGAAGCCCCAAACTGATAAGGCCCAGGCCCTAAAAAAGTTGAATGCACTGGAGGAGAAGCTGAAAAAATCCAATGCGCAGAATCAACAAAAACTTGGCAAAGATCTCGAAAAAGCATGGCAAGATGCGGCGCAACCGGAAGCAAAAGGTGATGGTTTGACAGCAGAGCAAAAAGCGGAGCTCGAACAGCTAGCGAAAGATTTTCAGAACGCTCTCCAGGGAAAGGAACCGTCCGGCGGAATCGACCGGCGGAATCTGAACACGGAAAACATGAGCGGCAAAGACCTTCAGGCTTTGAAGGACGCTTTAAAAAAATATCAAAACCAGAAATCCCAGGCTGAACAAATGCGCGCGGAGTTGCAAAAAGCCGTGGGGCAAGCGCAAAAGGGAGTCTCTACTGGAAAGAGACAATTTACAACGGATAGCCGGCTGAAAGACCGTGATGTCGAAAAAGGAAAAGGGGGAGTCGAAGATGGCGCAGGAACCACAAACAAAGATACGGGCCCCTCTCGCTTCGACACAACCAAGAAAGGAACAGGCGAGTACGTAGAGGATCGAACGAAAGCCGAATACGAACGCTTGTACGAAGGCCAGCGCGAAAATGCCGGCAAAGACCCGCTTTACCTGGAGAGTCAATGGGATGAAAATGGAAATCCGCAGTACACAAGAGTGCGCAACTTTGGTTTGGATAAGGACTCCACTCTAAAAAATGGAGCGCTGCAACCCTCCGGGCAAAATCAAAATGAATCAGCCGTTCGTAAGGAGCGCGTTCCTCCCTCCTATCAGCAAATCGTCAAAAAATACTTTGAAAATATCGAGTAGCAATCTTCAAAACTTGACGTCTTGGCGCCTTGGCGGTTCAAAATGATCGAAGAGAAAGCTGAACAGTTCCGTCATACCTATAGATCCATTCGCAAGCAGATTCAAAAGCGAATGGTAGGTCTG includes:
- a CDS encoding ABC transporter permease translates to MKDLLVNPLVIKQLREEMRSRKIFFLVPVYIAILSSIALIAVGSSTSSTFNPVTLSSDAKVTLFSFVVAVSILLGLIALILGAASFTTEKERSTYELLELTPLSYIQLVLGKFLHSFIIIGLILFSSLPIFSTLFFMGGLTYLDLVLPLLYLILFFGVVILAAICISIGSNRTIIGIILSLLVGFVSYISLAILGGSAYREPADVGYAVLSPWLVIWRQIFAPVPLKIWGVDVPVWTIYCTLYILIGCLFVAWGHNALDTRKLQRNPRARIIGLALINLYTATGILCLNSYRPFTAKQVEDQYQILFAALMVTLPFFVMGVFTEQDEKRFRQKPLRQTLHLKNLFLNHPATGPFYLLIVLTSISLNIVLCTAVPPTVVFRALFILLLWIFPWLLFFIAMRLSGVQARGIFVSYILGVLLVILASAFYHSGKSATTIFDFFLVTPILVAVYIASLAFFTIASLRASKHLRQAG
- a CDS encoding ABC transporter ATP-binding protein, yielding MIELENVTKYFGPLKAVDSLNLQIREGEIFGFIGPNGAGKTTTIRMLATLLRPTTGKIRIAGIDPEVEPGEVRKIIGYMPDQFGVYPDLVVWEYLDFFGAAYQISRGRRPRLIDDVLELTDLTGKKNELVESLSRGMKQRLCLAKTLLHDPALLLLDEPASGLDPRARIEIRELLKELKKMNKTILISSHILAELSDFCTSIGIIERGQLVISGSITDIEARINLARQYRLTAIDPLETIEAFLKNMGIDQVNRNSDSLEFSCTKSDEEIASILQTLVRENFRITSFQPVTANLEDLFMKITRGEVA